In Opitutaceae bacterium TAV5, one genomic interval encodes:
- a CDS encoding DNA-binding protein produces MPPVGSLPSLSPRPAHSGGPACIARIRRLHEYLSAGRCFTAESFASEWEGISARTIKRDINHLRDRHNAPVEWDPARRTYHYSGPYTSLQLTPLPRIDADEALALILAGRTFAAWRGSALGRALAAILEKMAPALGSAISLAPEELNRLIYEPDSDPETDAATAAEQRHLVELLDALRHRRELRLTYKKPRACRPAPRIVHPLHLAILDHRWMLVAHDPRRRALRNFLLSRIGTITPTGATFTPPENFDAHAHLTGNMGLFTGEKLFTVRIRFDATAAPYIRERPWHASQTITELASPHGAIEATLRLNNLIDVRRRILGWGRHARALAPAALVRAVKTEATALLANHAASPSAKGATKELLKK; encoded by the coding sequence ATGCCTCCTGTCGGCTCCCTCCCGTCCCTCTCCCCGCGCCCTGCGCACTCCGGCGGTCCTGCCTGCATTGCCCGCATTCGTCGCCTTCACGAATACCTTTCCGCCGGTCGCTGCTTCACAGCCGAATCCTTCGCCAGCGAATGGGAAGGCATTTCCGCCCGCACTATCAAACGCGACATCAATCACCTCCGCGATCGCCACAACGCCCCCGTGGAATGGGATCCCGCCCGGCGCACCTACCATTACTCCGGTCCCTACACGTCGCTGCAACTCACTCCGCTCCCCCGTATCGATGCCGACGAAGCCCTCGCCCTGATCCTCGCCGGCCGCACCTTCGCCGCCTGGCGCGGTTCCGCCCTCGGCCGTGCCCTCGCCGCCATTCTGGAAAAAATGGCCCCCGCCCTCGGCTCCGCCATCTCGCTGGCTCCCGAAGAACTCAACCGCCTCATCTACGAACCCGATTCCGACCCCGAGACCGACGCCGCCACGGCCGCCGAGCAACGCCACCTCGTCGAGCTTCTCGATGCGCTCCGCCATCGCCGCGAACTCCGCCTCACCTACAAAAAACCCCGCGCCTGCCGTCCCGCTCCGCGTATCGTTCATCCGCTCCACCTCGCCATTCTCGACCACCGCTGGATGCTTGTCGCCCACGACCCCCGACGCCGCGCCCTGCGCAATTTCCTGCTCTCCCGCATCGGCACGATCACTCCGACCGGCGCGACCTTCACTCCACCCGAAAACTTCGACGCCCACGCCCACCTCACCGGCAACATGGGTCTCTTTACCGGGGAGAAACTCTTCACCGTCCGTATCCGATTCGACGCGACGGCAGCGCCCTACATCCGCGAACGTCCCTGGCACGCCTCGCAAACGATCACCGAACTCGCCTCCCCGCACGGCGCGATCGAGGCCACGCTGCGCCTCAACAACCTGATCGACGTCCGCCGACGCATCCTTGGTTGGGGCCGCCACGCCCGCGCCCTTGCTCCCGCCGCTCTTGTCCGAGCCGTAAAGACCGAAGCCACCGCGCTCCTTGCCAACCATGCCGCTTCGCCCTCCGCCAAAGGCGCTACAAAAGAACTCCTTAAAAAATAA